A portion of the Pseudarthrobacter defluvii genome contains these proteins:
- a CDS encoding HIT family protein, which produces MQENTGAGYPGDDGVTDDFALAGVPDAFQRLWTPHRMAYIKGGQHQFKNENDCPFCVGPARTDEEALIVYRGRTCYVVLNLFPYNPGHLLVCPYRHIPDYTDLTVEETAEFAELTQTAMRVLRKVSNPGGFNLGMNQGLVGGAGISAHLHQHIVPRWGGDGNFFPIIAQTKAITQTLDEVRQQVADAWPGESDAE; this is translated from the coding sequence GTGCAGGAGAACACAGGCGCAGGTTATCCAGGCGATGACGGCGTTACCGACGATTTTGCCCTCGCCGGTGTCCCGGACGCCTTCCAGCGCCTGTGGACTCCGCACCGCATGGCCTACATCAAGGGCGGGCAGCACCAGTTCAAGAACGAAAACGACTGCCCGTTCTGCGTGGGCCCCGCCCGCACGGACGAGGAAGCGCTCATTGTCTACCGCGGCCGGACCTGCTATGTGGTGCTGAACCTGTTCCCCTATAACCCGGGCCACCTGCTGGTCTGCCCGTACCGGCACATCCCGGACTACACGGACCTCACGGTTGAGGAAACAGCAGAGTTCGCCGAACTCACCCAGACGGCCATGCGGGTCCTCCGCAAAGTCTCCAATCCCGGCGGCTTCAACCTGGGCATGAACCAGGGTTTGGTGGGGGGTGCCGGAATCTCTGCGCACCTGCACCAGCACATCGTTCCGCGGTGGGGCGGGGACGGCAACTTCTTCCCCATCATCGCCCAGACCAAGGCCATCACCCAGACCCTTGATGAGGTCCGGCAGCAGGTTGCCGACGCCTGGCCCGGGGAGTCGGATGCTGAATAG
- the pdxS gene encoding pyridoxal 5'-phosphate synthase lyase subunit PdxS, which produces MSTPDVSNEAGSSANSVTGSSRVKRGMAEMLKGGVIMDVVNVEQARIAEDAGAVAVMALERVPADIRAQGGVSRMSDPDMIDQIIDAVSIPVMAKARIGHFVEAQVLQSLGVDYIDESEVLTPADYINHIDKWNFKVPFVCGATNLGEALRRINEGAAMIRSKGEAGTGDVSNATGHMRKIRSEIARLSSLPEDELYVAAKELQAPYELVKEVAAAGKLPVVLFTAGGIATPADAAMMMQLGADGVFVGSGIFKSGNPAQRAAAVVKATTFFDDPDVIAKASRGLGEAMVGINVDEIPQPHRLAERGW; this is translated from the coding sequence GTGTCTACACCTGATGTAAGCAACGAGGCCGGTTCGTCCGCGAACAGCGTCACGGGCAGCAGCCGCGTGAAGCGCGGCATGGCCGAGATGCTCAAGGGCGGCGTCATCATGGACGTCGTCAACGTCGAGCAGGCCCGCATCGCCGAAGACGCCGGTGCCGTGGCAGTCATGGCGCTGGAGCGTGTTCCGGCCGATATCCGCGCCCAGGGCGGCGTGTCCCGTATGTCCGATCCGGACATGATCGACCAGATCATCGATGCCGTGTCCATCCCGGTCATGGCCAAGGCCCGCATCGGCCACTTCGTCGAGGCCCAGGTCCTGCAGTCCCTCGGCGTTGACTACATCGACGAGTCCGAGGTCCTGACCCCGGCCGACTACATCAACCACATCGACAAGTGGAACTTCAAGGTTCCCTTCGTCTGCGGTGCCACCAACCTCGGTGAGGCCTTGCGCCGCATCAACGAAGGCGCGGCCATGATCCGCTCCAAGGGCGAGGCCGGTACCGGCGACGTCTCCAACGCCACCGGCCACATGCGCAAGATCCGCTCCGAGATTGCCCGGCTCTCCTCCCTGCCCGAGGACGAACTGTACGTCGCGGCCAAGGAACTGCAGGCCCCCTACGAACTGGTCAAGGAAGTCGCCGCAGCCGGCAAGCTTCCCGTGGTCCTGTTCACCGCAGGCGGCATCGCCACCCCCGCTGACGCTGCCATGATGATGCAGCTCGGCGCCGACGGCGTCTTCGTCGGTTCCGGCATCTTCAAGTCCGGCAACCCGGCCCAGCGCGCCGCCGCCGTCGTCAAGGCCACCACCTTCTTCGACGACCCGGACGTCATCGCTAAGGCCTCCCGCGGCCTGGGCGAAGCCATGGTGGGCATCAACGTCGACGAGATCCCCCAACCGCACCGTCTCGCTGAGCGCGGCTGGTAA
- a CDS encoding ferredoxin reductase family protein, producing MTKGGTRPGTTFVGIPFRWLGPGVVMLLVGAYGIFWYLARPENEPLTGYIGQLFGGESVLLYSIALVLVSTLPLVEPVFGGIDHAAIWHRRAAITATILLLPHIELAANPEATSLGKTLAVVAICGLAALVVWAILPRWRTMLPAPIRRLVVAVLQSKPVQVAGRLVGGYERWRGFHRLTGLFLAAGFLHGLLDASAFDAVPGLRWSYVAIGGTGLAFYAYRELLARRFLPHHDYQVAGVRPVAADLVEVALRPLGRPLTFKPGQFAMVYLETADGWQRHPFSISGPAPEGGISITVKALGDHTTKLPDVVQPGMPAVVGGPYGRFDRHRGTAHQVWIAGGVGITPFLSWLRALDREPDAELQEEVHFFVTSAGRSPFADEILAVARNHPRLTVHLVDTAADGRLTPESVLASVDSEPARLSVFMGGPDAMLRQFRKAFQAAGVRRANIHREYFQWR from the coding sequence ATGACCAAAGGTGGCACAAGGCCCGGGACAACCTTCGTGGGCATACCGTTCCGGTGGCTGGGACCGGGCGTGGTCATGCTGCTCGTGGGGGCGTACGGCATCTTCTGGTACCTGGCGCGTCCCGAGAACGAGCCCCTCACGGGCTACATAGGGCAGCTTTTCGGCGGCGAGTCCGTGCTGCTGTATTCGATCGCACTGGTGCTGGTCAGTACCCTTCCCCTTGTCGAGCCTGTCTTCGGCGGCATTGACCACGCTGCCATCTGGCACCGCAGGGCGGCGATTACGGCAACGATTTTGCTGCTGCCGCACATCGAGCTCGCGGCCAACCCCGAGGCCACCAGCCTGGGAAAAACCCTGGCCGTGGTGGCCATCTGCGGCCTGGCGGCGCTGGTGGTGTGGGCAATCCTGCCGCGCTGGCGCACCATGCTTCCGGCACCCATCCGGCGGCTGGTGGTTGCCGTTCTCCAGTCCAAGCCGGTCCAGGTGGCGGGCCGGCTGGTGGGCGGCTACGAGCGGTGGCGGGGCTTCCACCGCCTGACCGGCTTGTTCCTGGCCGCTGGATTCCTGCACGGCCTGCTCGATGCCAGCGCATTCGACGCGGTGCCCGGACTGCGGTGGAGCTACGTGGCCATCGGCGGAACGGGCCTGGCTTTCTATGCCTACCGGGAACTGCTGGCGCGCCGCTTCCTGCCGCATCACGACTATCAGGTGGCAGGAGTCCGGCCGGTTGCTGCCGACCTGGTGGAAGTGGCACTGCGTCCCCTGGGCCGGCCGTTGACTTTCAAGCCCGGCCAATTCGCCATGGTCTACCTCGAAACGGCCGACGGCTGGCAGCGCCACCCGTTCTCCATCTCAGGGCCTGCCCCGGAGGGCGGAATCAGTATCACGGTGAAGGCACTTGGAGACCACACCACCAAGCTCCCCGACGTGGTCCAGCCAGGCATGCCGGCGGTTGTGGGTGGTCCCTACGGCCGGTTCGACCGGCACCGCGGCACTGCACACCAGGTCTGGATCGCGGGAGGGGTGGGAATCACACCGTTCCTCAGCTGGCTGCGCGCCTTGGACAGGGAGCCTGATGCGGAACTTCAGGAGGAGGTCCACTTCTTCGTCACTTCGGCCGGGCGTTCCCCGTTCGCCGATGAGATCCTTGCCGTGGCCCGCAACCATCCCAGGCTTACCGTGCACCTGGTGGACACGGCGGCGGACGGCCGGCTGACCCCGGAATCGGTCTTGGCGTCTGTGGACAGCGAACCAGCTCGGCTGTCGGTCTTCATGGGCGGACCGGATGCCATGCTGCGGCAGTTCCGGAAAGCCTTCCAGGCGGCAGGCGTCCGCCGGGCCAACATCCACCGCGAGTACTTCCAGTGGCGTTGA
- a CDS encoding YebC/PmpR family DNA-binding transcriptional regulator: MSGHSKWATTKHKKAIIDSRRAKSFAKLIKNIEVAARMGGPDLAGNPGLELAVTKAKKTSVPNDNIDRAIKRGAGLTGEVVDYTEIMYEARGPQGSALLIECLTDNKNRAASEVRLAISRNGGTIADPGSVSYLFTRKGVVNLPKNGLSEDDVLMAVLDAGAEEVKDNGETFEIHSEPGDLQAIREALKEAGIEYDTDEVEFVPSMQVGLDVDGARKFLKLADALEDLDDVQNVYSNADLSDEVQAALESE; this comes from the coding sequence ATGTCAGGCCACTCCAAATGGGCAACGACCAAGCACAAAAAGGCGATCATTGACAGCCGCCGCGCAAAGTCGTTCGCCAAGCTGATCAAGAACATCGAAGTTGCCGCCCGGATGGGCGGACCGGACCTCGCCGGCAACCCCGGCCTGGAACTTGCGGTGACCAAGGCGAAGAAGACCTCGGTTCCCAACGACAACATCGACCGCGCCATCAAGCGCGGCGCCGGCCTTACCGGTGAAGTGGTCGATTACACCGAGATCATGTATGAGGCCCGCGGCCCCCAGGGTTCCGCCCTGCTGATTGAGTGCCTTACCGACAACAAGAACCGGGCAGCCTCCGAGGTCCGCCTGGCCATCTCCCGTAACGGCGGCACCATCGCCGATCCCGGCTCCGTGAGCTACCTCTTCACCCGCAAGGGCGTGGTCAACCTGCCCAAGAACGGCCTGAGCGAGGACGATGTCCTGATGGCCGTCCTCGACGCCGGAGCCGAGGAGGTCAAGGACAACGGGGAGACGTTCGAAATCCACTCGGAACCGGGCGACCTGCAGGCTATCCGTGAAGCGCTGAAGGAAGCCGGCATTGAATACGACACGGACGAAGTGGAGTTCGTGCCCTCGATGCAGGTGGGGCTCGATGTTGACGGCGCCCGCAAGTTCCTGAAGCTGGCCGACGCCCTCGAGGACCTCGACGACGTCCAGAACGTGTACAGCAACGCCGACCTCAGCGACGAAGTCCAGGCTGCCCTGGAATCCGAGTGA
- a CDS encoding M3 family metallopeptidase, whose amino-acid sequence MTNPLLTASPLPYGLPPFTALTPEQYGEAIEAGLASHLDEIQAIANSTEPATFENTALAMERSGQLLNRAAAAFFTLVSADASEQIRELETVLSPRFSSHQDEVYLNRRLFERFAAIDTAGHDPESIRLVDEYLREFRQSGIQLDGPGQERLRAINAGLARLGTEFGQRVKEGMKSGALLLEDVNDLAGLPADDVASAAEAARAAGHDEKYLLTLIQPGNQPALASLENRDVRRRLFEASVARGSDGGSLDVLDLAREMAGLRAEKAQLLGFANYAELVADRQTAPDFEAVRTMLNRMAPAAVRNADAEAAALAEVAGHPLEAWDWAYYSAKVRREKYDVDEQALRPYFELDRVITDGVFFAATSLYGITFQERADLQAYHPDVRIWEVLNEDGASLGLFLGDYYARESKRGGAWMNSLVDQSALLGTQPVVINTLNISKPPAGEPTLLSLDELRTLFHEFGHALHGLFSNVTYPRFSGTSVPRDFVEYPSQVNEMWIMWPQVLSNYARHHVTGDPLPQDIVDRLNESRLWGEGFATTEYLGAALLDLAWHTLEPGEVPDDAVEFEAKALAAAGIAHPLIPPRYRTGYFQHIFAGAGYAAGYYSYIWSEVLDAETVDWFTENGGLSRSNGERFRQELLSRGNSRDPLESFRTLRGREARLEPLLKRRGLE is encoded by the coding sequence ATGACGAACCCCCTCCTCACCGCCAGTCCCCTGCCCTACGGCCTTCCACCTTTCACGGCGCTCACGCCCGAGCAGTACGGCGAGGCCATCGAAGCGGGTCTGGCTTCCCACCTGGACGAGATCCAGGCCATCGCCAACAGCACGGAACCGGCCACGTTTGAGAACACGGCCCTCGCCATGGAACGCTCCGGACAGCTCCTGAACAGGGCAGCGGCGGCATTCTTTACCCTGGTGTCGGCGGACGCGTCTGAGCAGATCAGGGAACTGGAAACGGTGCTGTCGCCTCGGTTCTCCTCGCACCAGGACGAGGTGTACCTCAACAGGAGGCTGTTTGAGCGCTTTGCGGCTATTGATACGGCCGGCCATGATCCCGAATCCATCCGGCTGGTGGACGAGTACCTCAGGGAGTTCCGCCAGTCAGGCATCCAGCTGGACGGACCGGGCCAGGAGCGGCTGCGGGCCATCAACGCCGGGCTGGCCCGGCTGGGCACCGAGTTCGGCCAACGGGTCAAAGAGGGAATGAAATCCGGGGCCCTGCTGCTGGAGGACGTCAATGACCTGGCGGGCCTGCCCGCCGACGACGTCGCCAGCGCCGCCGAAGCTGCCCGCGCCGCCGGGCACGACGAAAAATACCTGCTCACCCTGATCCAACCCGGCAATCAGCCTGCCCTGGCCTCGCTCGAAAACCGGGACGTCCGCCGTCGTCTGTTCGAAGCATCCGTGGCCAGGGGCAGTGACGGCGGCAGCCTGGATGTGTTGGACCTCGCCAGGGAGATGGCCGGCCTTCGGGCGGAAAAGGCACAGCTGCTGGGTTTCGCCAACTACGCCGAGCTTGTGGCCGACCGGCAGACGGCCCCGGACTTCGAGGCAGTCCGGACCATGCTCAACCGGATGGCGCCGGCCGCTGTCCGCAACGCCGATGCCGAGGCGGCCGCATTGGCCGAGGTTGCCGGCCACCCGCTGGAAGCATGGGACTGGGCCTACTATTCCGCGAAGGTGCGGCGGGAGAAGTACGACGTGGACGAACAGGCGCTCCGCCCCTACTTCGAACTCGACCGGGTCATTACCGACGGCGTGTTCTTTGCTGCAACGTCGCTGTACGGCATCACCTTCCAGGAGAGGGCTGATCTCCAGGCGTACCATCCGGACGTGCGCATCTGGGAGGTCCTGAATGAGGACGGCGCCAGCCTGGGCCTGTTCCTCGGCGACTACTACGCGCGTGAGTCGAAGCGGGGTGGCGCGTGGATGAACTCGCTGGTGGACCAGTCCGCCCTGCTGGGCACCCAGCCAGTGGTGATCAACACGCTCAATATTTCCAAGCCTCCGGCCGGCGAGCCTACCCTTCTAAGCCTGGACGAGCTGCGGACCCTGTTCCACGAGTTCGGCCACGCCCTGCACGGCCTGTTCTCCAACGTCACCTATCCCCGCTTCTCCGGCACTTCCGTGCCGCGGGACTTTGTGGAGTACCCCTCGCAGGTCAACGAGATGTGGATCATGTGGCCGCAGGTACTGTCCAACTACGCCCGCCACCACGTCACCGGGGACCCACTTCCGCAGGACATTGTGGACCGGCTCAACGAATCCCGGCTGTGGGGCGAAGGCTTTGCAACCACCGAATACCTGGGCGCAGCCCTGCTCGACCTCGCCTGGCACACGCTGGAACCTGGTGAGGTGCCGGACGATGCCGTGGAGTTTGAGGCGAAGGCCCTCGCTGCGGCAGGTATCGCCCACCCGCTGATCCCGCCGCGGTACCGGACCGGCTACTTCCAGCACATCTTCGCCGGGGCAGGCTACGCGGCTGGCTACTACTCCTACATCTGGAGTGAAGTGCTGGACGCAGAGACGGTGGACTGGTTCACCGAGAACGGCGGCCTCTCCAGGAGCAACGGCGAACGCTTCCGCCAGGAACTCCTCAGCCGCGGCAACAGCCGCGACCCCCTGGAGTCCTTCCGCACCCTGAGAGGCCGCGAAGCACGGCTCGAGCCCCTGCTAAAGCGCCGCGGCCTGGAGTAA
- the pdxT gene encoding pyridoxal 5'-phosphate synthase glutaminase subunit PdxT, whose protein sequence is MTNPPSAAQARVGSGLKIGVLALQGDFREHLRAAEATGAQAVPVRRPEELDGLDGLIIPGGESTTIDKLARAFDLADPLRKYIGEGLPVYGSCAGMILLASDIADPATDLSGAPQQTFGGLDITVRRNAFGRQRESFETDLDFKGLDFSATESGVEPVHAVFIRGPWVERVGEDVEILAQVEPADPGQASHAAQLPGAARIVAVRSGQLLATSFHPEVTGEKRVHELFIRMIRGEA, encoded by the coding sequence ATGACAAACCCCCCATCTGCTGCCCAGGCGCGCGTGGGGTCAGGCCTGAAAATCGGTGTCCTGGCCCTCCAGGGCGACTTCCGTGAGCACCTGCGTGCCGCGGAAGCCACAGGCGCCCAAGCCGTGCCCGTGCGCCGTCCGGAGGAACTGGACGGTCTGGACGGCCTCATCATTCCCGGCGGCGAGTCCACCACTATCGATAAGCTGGCCCGGGCCTTTGACCTTGCCGACCCCCTCCGCAAGTACATCGGCGAGGGCCTGCCCGTGTACGGCTCCTGTGCAGGCATGATCCTGCTCGCGTCCGACATTGCAGATCCGGCGACCGATCTCTCCGGTGCGCCCCAGCAGACCTTCGGCGGCCTCGACATCACTGTCCGCCGCAACGCTTTTGGCCGCCAGCGCGAGTCCTTCGAAACCGACCTGGACTTCAAGGGCCTGGACTTCAGCGCCACGGAATCGGGCGTGGAACCGGTCCATGCAGTCTTCATCCGCGGCCCTTGGGTGGAGCGGGTGGGGGAGGACGTGGAGATCCTCGCGCAGGTGGAGCCGGCGGACCCCGGCCAGGCCTCCCACGCTGCCCAGCTGCCGGGGGCGGCTAGAATTGTGGCAGTGCGTTCCGGCCAGCTGCTGGCCACCTCCTTCCATCCGGAAGTGACCGGCGAAAAACGCGTACACGAACTGTTTATCCGAATGATCAGAGGAGAAGCGTAA
- a CDS encoding type 1 glutamine amidotransferase: MNPAQAATADGGSKGTLRVVQLYPRDMNIYGDWGNALVLQRRIQWHGYTPELLEYNVGDPFPDGVDIIVGGGGQDSGQLVIQDDLQSRAGELKELAEDGAPMLVICGLYQLFGRFFKTRTGAVIPGIGVLDVETHGTDERLIGNVKVSTTEFGEVLGYENHSGQTTLGDRVRPLGTVAKGTGNNSNDGHEGARYRNIVASYLHGSLLPKNPAIADFLIRTAAERKFGSFSPGNPDDTYAVLAREHAARRPR; encoded by the coding sequence GTGAATCCGGCACAAGCAGCGACGGCGGACGGCGGGTCCAAGGGCACCCTCCGCGTGGTCCAGCTCTATCCCCGCGACATGAACATTTACGGCGACTGGGGCAACGCGCTGGTGCTGCAGCGCCGCATCCAGTGGCACGGCTACACCCCGGAACTGCTCGAGTACAACGTTGGCGATCCCTTCCCTGACGGCGTGGACATCATTGTGGGCGGCGGCGGGCAGGACAGCGGGCAGCTGGTGATCCAGGACGACCTGCAGTCCCGGGCAGGCGAACTCAAGGAATTGGCCGAGGACGGCGCGCCCATGCTGGTCATCTGCGGCCTCTACCAGCTCTTCGGACGGTTCTTCAAGACCCGCACGGGCGCCGTCATTCCCGGTATCGGCGTCCTCGACGTGGAAACGCACGGCACCGATGAGCGCCTGATCGGCAACGTCAAGGTCTCAACCACGGAGTTCGGCGAAGTCCTGGGCTACGAAAACCACAGCGGACAGACGACGCTGGGCGACAGGGTCCGGCCGCTCGGTACGGTGGCCAAAGGCACGGGAAACAACAGCAACGACGGCCATGAGGGTGCCCGCTACCGCAACATCGTTGCCAGCTACCTGCATGGCTCGCTGCTGCCCAAGAACCCGGCCATCGCGGACTTCCTCATCCGTACGGCTGCGGAGCGCAAGTTCGGCAGCTTCTCGCCCGGCAATCCCGACGACACCTACGCAGTCCTGGCCCGGGAGCACGCTGCCCGCCGCCCCCGCTGA
- the pgsA gene encoding phosphatidylinositol phosphate synthase gives MLNRHARGFFTAVFTPLARWLLKIGVSPDAVTILGTAGVAAGALVFYPLGQLFWGTLFITAFIFSDVLDGIMARMQDAKSRWGNFLDSTLDRIADGALFAGVSVWFFTGGNNTAIAVSALLCLVLGMVVSYARAKAESLGFTANVGIAERAERLVSVLVVTGLTGLGLPPVVLLVTLVLLAVASLVTVVQRIVSVRRQALAEPTPAD, from the coding sequence ATGCTGAATAGGCATGCCCGCGGCTTCTTCACCGCGGTGTTTACCCCGCTGGCCCGCTGGCTCCTGAAGATCGGTGTTTCCCCGGACGCGGTGACCATTCTTGGCACTGCAGGGGTTGCGGCGGGAGCCCTCGTGTTCTACCCCCTGGGTCAGCTCTTCTGGGGCACCCTCTTCATCACGGCGTTCATTTTCTCCGACGTGCTGGACGGCATCATGGCCCGAATGCAGGACGCGAAGAGCCGCTGGGGAAACTTCCTTGACTCCACCCTGGACAGGATCGCCGATGGCGCCCTGTTCGCCGGCGTGTCCGTTTGGTTCTTCACCGGGGGCAACAACACCGCCATCGCCGTCTCCGCCCTGCTGTGCCTTGTCCTGGGCATGGTGGTTTCGTATGCCAGGGCCAAGGCCGAATCCCTGGGGTTCACAGCGAACGTGGGCATTGCAGAACGTGCTGAACGCCTGGTATCCGTGCTGGTGGTCACCGGCCTGACCGGCCTTGGACTCCCGCCGGTGGTCCTGCTGGTGACGCTGGTACTGCTTGCGGTGGCGAGCCTCGTGACGGTGGTGCAGCGCATCGTTTCCGTCCGCCGGCAGGCCTTGGCGGAACCCACGCCCGCTGATTAA
- a CDS encoding Mur ligase family protein, with protein sequence MVFYSVPLGKLVRRVSRLRGGGSALPGLVVEKIDPGFMRRTLTTLPHGVAVVSGTNGKTTTTKMVVELLESQGLKVFTNRTGSNFTRGVAAALLGEVDWRGRLDADIAVLELDEAHAVHFVNSVPPRYCLLLNVLRDQLDRFGEIDKTAQLLQHIAAKTTGTVVLNREDPRVARIADTLTGQEVKYFGLDDSLLGTFPNDDDMRAVPGSPAPAGLPEKPAADVVLRKVGADNAEFEYDGDTVTTAMKLRGVYNIFNAAAALTLARSICGAGAATADHATLLEALSKVAPAFGRGESLTVDGQPLDLVLVKNPSGFRLGLKSFPAAGYATMVAINDNYADGRDMSWLWDVEFDSLREGGVDMITGSRAYDMALRLQYDQVPVGAVETEIPAALAAFVREGRGKPKRIFCTYTAMLAIRRELSKITTVEVVS encoded by the coding sequence ATGGTCTTCTACAGTGTTCCGCTCGGCAAGCTGGTCCGCAGGGTGTCCCGGCTGCGGGGCGGCGGGTCCGCCCTGCCGGGCCTGGTGGTCGAGAAAATCGACCCCGGCTTCATGCGGCGCACGCTCACCACCCTGCCGCACGGTGTGGCGGTGGTCAGCGGCACTAACGGCAAAACCACGACCACCAAAATGGTGGTGGAACTGCTGGAAAGCCAGGGCCTGAAGGTCTTCACCAACCGCACCGGCAGCAACTTCACGCGGGGCGTGGCGGCAGCCCTCCTGGGTGAGGTGGACTGGCGCGGCAGGCTGGACGCGGACATTGCCGTCCTGGAACTCGACGAAGCCCACGCAGTCCACTTCGTGAACAGTGTCCCGCCCCGGTACTGCCTCCTCCTTAACGTGCTGCGCGACCAACTGGACCGTTTTGGCGAGATCGACAAGACCGCGCAGCTCCTGCAGCACATCGCCGCCAAGACCACCGGAACCGTAGTCCTCAACCGAGAGGATCCCCGGGTGGCCCGGATCGCGGACACCCTCACGGGCCAGGAGGTCAAGTACTTCGGCCTTGACGACTCCCTGCTGGGGACCTTTCCCAACGACGACGACATGCGGGCCGTTCCCGGTAGTCCCGCCCCGGCGGGCCTGCCGGAAAAGCCGGCGGCCGACGTCGTGCTCCGGAAAGTGGGCGCGGACAACGCCGAGTTTGAGTACGACGGCGATACGGTCACCACGGCGATGAAGCTGCGCGGCGTGTACAACATCTTCAATGCCGCTGCGGCCCTGACCCTGGCCCGCAGCATCTGCGGCGCGGGCGCCGCCACGGCCGACCACGCCACCCTTCTCGAGGCATTGTCCAAGGTGGCCCCCGCCTTTGGCCGCGGTGAAAGCCTTACGGTGGACGGCCAGCCGCTGGACCTGGTGCTGGTGAAGAACCCCAGCGGTTTCCGGCTGGGCCTGAAATCCTTCCCTGCCGCCGGTTACGCCACCATGGTCGCCATCAACGACAACTACGCGGACGGCCGGGACATGTCCTGGCTCTGGGACGTCGAGTTCGACTCGCTCCGCGAGGGCGGTGTGGACATGATCACCGGGTCGCGGGCCTACGACATGGCGCTCCGGCTGCAGTACGACCAGGTTCCCGTCGGAGCCGTGGAAACGGAGATCCCCGCCGCCCTGGCCGCCTTCGTCAGGGAAGGCCGGGGCAAGCCGAAGCGGATCTTCTGCACCTACACGGCGATGCTTGCCATCCGCCGCGAGCTGTCCAAAATCACCACCGTGGAGGTTGTCTCGTGA